From a single Mycolicibacterium mengxianglii genomic region:
- the phoU gene encoding phosphate signaling complex protein PhoU yields MRTEFHQRLDHLASDLARMCALAGVEIERATHALLQGDLEAAEDVITGLAGITELKNRVEHDAFLLLARQAPVAADLRAVVGALQTAADADRMGGLAAHIAKIARRRHPARVLPEEVDGYFAEMGQVAVVLARSAQEVVLSGDVVQAKQILQDDESMDSLHRHLFTVVMGADWRHGVSAAVDLVLLGRFYERFADHAVEIARRVIFQTTGSKLLDGGVGAP; encoded by the coding sequence ATGCGCACCGAATTCCACCAGCGGCTTGACCACCTCGCCTCCGACCTGGCACGGATGTGCGCACTGGCCGGGGTGGAAATCGAACGTGCCACACACGCGCTGCTGCAAGGTGACCTGGAAGCTGCTGAAGACGTCATCACCGGACTGGCCGGCATCACAGAACTGAAGAACCGCGTCGAACACGATGCGTTCCTGCTGCTGGCTCGCCAAGCTCCCGTCGCCGCCGACCTGCGCGCAGTCGTCGGCGCGCTGCAGACCGCTGCGGACGCCGACCGGATGGGCGGGCTGGCTGCCCATATCGCCAAGATCGCCCGCCGCCGACACCCCGCCCGCGTGCTGCCCGAAGAGGTGGACGGCTACTTCGCCGAAATGGGCCAGGTCGCGGTGGTGTTGGCACGCAGTGCCCAGGAGGTGGTGCTGTCCGGCGACGTGGTGCAGGCCAAACAGATCCTTCAGGACGACGAATCCATGGACAGCCTGCACCGACACCTGTTCACGGTGGTGATGGGCGCCGACTGGAGACACGGCGTCTCCGCCGCGGTGGACCTGGTGCTGCTGGGCCGGTTCTACGAGCGCTTCGCCGACCACGCCGTGGAAATTGCCCGGCGCGTCATCTTTCAGACCACTGGGTCCAAGCTGTTGGACGGCGGCGTCGGCGCCCCCTGA
- a CDS encoding putative quinol monooxygenase, whose translation MIFIVVKFETKPEWADRFPELVADFTAGTRGEAGNLWFEWSRSLDNPAEYVLVEGFRDGDAGKEHVSSAHFAKFVQDAPQALAATPRIISQTIDADGWSEMGEIQVR comes from the coding sequence GTGATTTTCATCGTGGTCAAGTTCGAGACCAAGCCGGAGTGGGCGGACCGGTTCCCGGAATTGGTCGCCGACTTCACCGCCGGCACCCGCGGCGAGGCCGGCAACCTGTGGTTCGAGTGGTCCCGCAGCCTCGACAATCCCGCCGAATACGTGTTGGTAGAGGGATTCCGCGACGGTGATGCCGGCAAGGAGCACGTCAGCAGTGCCCACTTCGCCAAGTTCGTTCAGGATGCGCCGCAGGCGCTGGCAGCCACCCCACGGATCATCAGCCAGACCATCGATGCCGACGGCTGGTCGGAGATGGGTGAAATACAGGTCCGCTGA
- a CDS encoding bifunctional aldolase/short-chain dehydrogenase, which yields MTESVARETVAELINRSNRLGADPKNTNYAGGNTSAKGTEIDPVTGAPVDLLWVKGSGGDLGTLTEKGLAVLRLDRMRALVDVYPGVEREDEMVAAFDYCLHGRGGAAPSIDTAMHGLVDAPHVDHLHPDSGIALATAADGEALTKQIFGDRVVWVPWRRPGFQLGLDISEIKKRNPQAIGTILGGHGITAWGGTSAEAEAHSLEIIETAQRYIDTVGRPQPFGAVLDGYSALPDEQRRAKAAELAPFLRGLVSTDRTQVGHFTDDPRVLEFLASSEHPRLAALGTSCPDHFLRTKVKPMVLDLPADAPVDLCRERLAELHEAYRADYQGYYDRHATADSPAIRGADPAIVLIPGVGMFSYGKDKQTARVAGEFYLNAINVMRGAEAISTYAPIDESEKFRIEYWALEEAKLQRMPKPKPLATRIALVTGAASGIGKAIATRLAAEGACVVIADLDADKAAAAAGELGNSDVAVGIAADVTDEGAVQAAVDATVLAFGGIDIVVNNAGLSLSKSLLETTAADWDLQHNVMARGSFLVSKAAARALIDQKLGGDIIYISSKNSVFAGPNNIAYSATKADQAHQVRLLAAELGEHGVKVNGINPDGVVRGSGIFAGGWGAKRAAVYGVAEEDLGKYYAQRTLLKREVLPENIAAAAFALCTSDFSHTTGLHVPVDAGVAAAFLR from the coding sequence ATGACTGAGTCCGTTGCTCGCGAAACCGTCGCCGAGCTGATCAACCGCTCCAACCGGCTGGGCGCCGATCCCAAGAACACCAACTACGCCGGCGGCAACACCTCGGCCAAGGGCACCGAGATAGATCCGGTCACCGGTGCTCCGGTAGATCTGTTGTGGGTCAAGGGATCCGGTGGCGACTTGGGCACGCTCACCGAAAAGGGCCTGGCGGTCCTGCGGCTGGACCGGATGCGCGCGCTCGTCGACGTCTACCCCGGTGTGGAGCGCGAGGACGAGATGGTGGCCGCGTTCGACTACTGCCTGCACGGGCGAGGTGGCGCCGCCCCGTCCATCGACACCGCCATGCACGGTCTGGTGGACGCCCCGCACGTCGACCACCTGCACCCGGATTCGGGGATCGCCTTGGCGACCGCCGCTGACGGTGAGGCGCTGACCAAGCAGATCTTCGGCGACCGCGTGGTCTGGGTGCCGTGGCGGCGGCCCGGCTTCCAGCTCGGCCTCGACATCTCCGAGATCAAGAAGCGCAACCCGCAGGCCATCGGGACCATCCTCGGCGGTCACGGCATCACGGCATGGGGTGGCACCTCCGCCGAGGCCGAGGCACATTCGCTGGAAATCATCGAGACCGCCCAGCGCTACATCGACACCGTTGGCCGTCCGCAACCGTTTGGTGCCGTCCTCGACGGTTACTCGGCGCTGCCCGATGAACAGCGACGCGCCAAAGCAGCCGAGCTGGCGCCCTTCCTACGCGGTCTGGTCTCCACAGACCGAACTCAGGTCGGGCACTTCACCGACGACCCCCGGGTGCTGGAATTCCTTGCCAGCAGCGAACATCCGCGACTGGCGGCACTGGGAACCAGCTGCCCGGATCACTTCCTGCGCACCAAGGTCAAGCCGATGGTGCTCGACCTTCCTGCAGACGCGCCGGTGGACCTGTGCCGCGAGCGGCTCGCCGAACTGCACGAGGCTTACCGGGCGGACTACCAGGGGTACTACGACAGGCACGCCACGGCCGACAGCCCGGCCATCCGCGGGGCGGATCCGGCGATCGTCCTGATCCCCGGCGTCGGGATGTTCAGCTACGGCAAGGACAAGCAGACCGCGCGGGTCGCCGGCGAGTTCTACCTCAATGCCATCAACGTCATGCGCGGCGCCGAGGCCATCTCGACCTACGCGCCCATCGACGAGTCCGAGAAGTTCCGCATCGAGTACTGGGCCTTGGAAGAGGCCAAACTCCAACGGATGCCCAAGCCCAAGCCGCTGGCCACCCGCATCGCGCTGGTCACCGGGGCGGCCTCGGGCATCGGCAAGGCCATCGCCACCCGGCTGGCCGCTGAAGGAGCCTGCGTCGTCATCGCCGATCTGGACGCCGACAAGGCTGCCGCGGCGGCCGGGGAACTCGGAAACTCCGACGTGGCCGTCGGTATCGCCGCCGATGTCACGGATGAGGGTGCGGTGCAGGCCGCCGTCGATGCCACCGTGCTGGCATTCGGTGGCATCGACATCGTGGTCAACAACGCCGGTCTGTCGTTGTCGAAGTCACTGCTGGAGACCACAGCCGCGGACTGGGATCTGCAGCACAACGTGATGGCCCGCGGTTCCTTCCTGGTGTCCAAGGCCGCCGCACGGGCATTGATCGACCAGAAGCTCGGCGGCGACATCATCTACATCTCGTCGAAGAACTCGGTGTTCGCCGGACCGAACAACATCGCCTACTCGGCGACCAAAGCCGATCAGGCACACCAGGTTCGGCTGCTGGCGGCGGAGCTGGGTGAGCACGGCGTCAAGGTCAACGGGATCAACCCCGACGGGGTGGTGCGCGGCTCGGGCATCTTCGCCGGGGGTTGGGGCGCCAAACGCGCCGCCGTCTACGGTGTCGCCGAAGAAGACCTCGGCAAGTACTACGCGCAGCGCACCCTGCTCAAACGTGAGGTGCTGCCGGAGAACATCGCAGCAGCAGCGTTCGCGTTGTGCACCTCGGACTTCTCGCACACCACCGGGCTGCATGTGCCCGTCGATGCCGGTGTGGCCGCCGCCTTCCTCCGATGA
- a CDS encoding rhamnulokinase, giving the protein MRGQVAAVDLGATSGRVMLAEVAADHLEMRVVSRFANDPVTMWNGHRDALHWDIAGLYRNVCDGLALAGREADGLVGIGVDSWAVDYGLLREGRLLSSPHHYRDERSARGVELVHGQIGADEVYRRNGLQFLPFNTVYQLAAERADGLLALADTVLLIPDLINYWLTGIPAAERTNISTTGLLSLDGHWDTDMMRGLGFDESLFPGIVEAGSIRGPVLDDVRSRLGLPTAAEVVSVGSHDTASAVVAIPMQSERAAYISCGTWGLVGVELPSAVVTEAAHRANFTNEVGVDGRIRFLRNVMGTWLLSETMRQFERDGATADLSSLLAQAAEMPSPAAVFDTDDPRFLPPGNMPARICAWYSERDLPAPAGAAALVRAIVESVAAAFAAAVRTAAELSGVEVTEAHIVGGGSQNELLCQLTADRLAMPLVAGPVEATALGNVLLAARARGLVSGDLETLRALVARTFPVRRYQPRGVAVS; this is encoded by the coding sequence ATGAGGGGGCAGGTGGCCGCGGTGGACCTGGGCGCCACCAGCGGACGCGTCATGCTCGCCGAGGTCGCGGCCGACCACCTCGAGATGCGCGTGGTGAGCCGCTTCGCCAATGACCCGGTGACGATGTGGAACGGGCACCGGGACGCGCTGCACTGGGACATCGCAGGGCTGTACCGCAACGTGTGTGACGGACTCGCGCTGGCAGGGCGGGAGGCTGACGGTCTGGTCGGGATCGGAGTCGACTCCTGGGCGGTGGACTACGGCCTGTTGCGAGAGGGGCGGCTGCTGTCGTCGCCGCACCATTACCGCGATGAACGTAGCGCCCGGGGTGTGGAGTTGGTACACGGCCAGATCGGCGCGGACGAGGTGTACCGCCGAAACGGCCTGCAGTTCCTGCCGTTCAACACCGTGTATCAACTCGCCGCGGAAAGAGCCGACGGTCTGCTGGCACTGGCGGACACGGTGTTGCTGATCCCGGACCTGATCAACTACTGGCTCACCGGAATTCCGGCCGCCGAACGCACCAACATCTCCACCACCGGGCTGTTGTCGCTGGACGGCCACTGGGACACCGACATGATGCGGGGGCTGGGGTTCGACGAGTCGCTGTTCCCCGGCATCGTGGAGGCGGGCAGCATCCGCGGGCCGGTGTTGGACGATGTTCGGAGCCGGCTGGGGTTGCCCACAGCCGCCGAGGTGGTGTCGGTCGGGTCCCACGACACCGCTTCCGCGGTGGTGGCGATTCCCATGCAGTCGGAACGGGCCGCCTACATCTCGTGCGGCACCTGGGGTCTGGTCGGAGTCGAACTGCCGTCGGCGGTGGTCACCGAGGCGGCTCACCGGGCGAACTTCACCAATGAGGTGGGCGTCGACGGCCGTATCCGGTTCCTACGCAACGTGATGGGGACGTGGCTGCTGAGTGAGACGATGCGACAGTTCGAACGCGACGGCGCCACAGCTGACTTGAGCTCGTTGCTGGCGCAGGCAGCCGAGATGCCTTCGCCGGCAGCGGTGTTCGACACCGATGATCCGCGGTTCCTGCCGCCGGGAAACATGCCCGCCCGGATCTGCGCGTGGTACTCCGAACGTGACCTTCCGGCGCCCGCCGGTGCCGCCGCACTGGTACGCGCCATCGTCGAAAGTGTCGCGGCGGCCTTTGCCGCGGCGGTACGCACCGCCGCCGAACTGTCCGGTGTCGAGGTCACCGAGGCTCATATCGTCGGTGGTGGCTCGCAGAACGAACTGTTGTGCCAGCTCACCGCCGACCGGCTGGCCATGCCGTTGGTGGCCGGGCCGGTCGAGGCGACCGCCCTGGGCAATGTGTTGCTCGCGGCGCGAGCGCGGGGCTTGGTCTCCGGCGACCTCGAGACCCTACGTGCTCTGGTGGCCAGGACGTTTCCGGTTCGCCGGTACCAGCCGCGGGGTGTCGCAGTCAGCTGA
- a CDS encoding LacI family DNA-binding transcriptional regulator — MREVAAAASVSVGTVSNVLNAPEKVAAATVARVQAAIDELGFVRNDAARQLRAGRSRSVGLVVLDVGNPFFTDIARAAEHRAGELDLTILLGTSDDDPRKERTYIDTFDEQRVFGLLVSPIGDDLSRLTALQRRGTPVVLVDRDGSGTTFDSVAVDDVAGAQMAVQHLGEIGRRRIAFVGGPAELRQVRDRRAGAQQAVDGIPGASLEVIDTPALTVLAGRAVGELLRDRPARRRPDGVFCANDLLAIGVLQGLTLTGGLRVPDDLALVGYDDIDFARSTVVPLSSIRQPTARIGGTAVDLLIEAAHDPENHHPEHVVFQPELVIRASSHGGQ; from the coding sequence ATGCGTGAAGTGGCTGCGGCGGCCTCGGTGTCGGTGGGGACGGTCTCCAATGTGCTCAACGCACCGGAGAAGGTCGCTGCCGCGACGGTGGCCCGGGTCCAGGCCGCGATCGACGAACTGGGTTTCGTACGCAACGACGCGGCGCGACAGTTACGGGCGGGGCGGTCTCGAAGCGTCGGGCTGGTGGTTCTGGACGTGGGCAACCCGTTCTTCACCGATATCGCGCGTGCCGCCGAGCACCGCGCCGGTGAACTGGACCTGACGATCCTGCTCGGAACCTCCGATGACGATCCACGCAAGGAACGCACCTACATCGACACATTCGACGAGCAGCGGGTGTTCGGATTGTTGGTGTCCCCCATCGGGGACGACCTGAGTCGGTTGACCGCCCTGCAGCGGCGGGGCACGCCGGTGGTTCTCGTGGACCGCGACGGCAGCGGCACCACCTTCGACTCGGTGGCCGTCGACGATGTCGCTGGGGCGCAGATGGCGGTGCAGCATCTCGGGGAGATCGGCCGCAGGCGGATCGCGTTCGTCGGCGGCCCCGCTGAACTGCGGCAGGTGCGTGATCGTCGGGCCGGCGCCCAGCAGGCCGTTGATGGCATCCCCGGGGCCAGCCTGGAAGTGATCGACACCCCTGCGCTCACGGTCCTGGCGGGTCGGGCGGTGGGGGAGTTGCTGCGGGACCGCCCCGCCCGACGACGCCCCGACGGGGTCTTCTGTGCCAACGACCTGCTGGCCATCGGGGTACTGCAGGGGCTGACACTGACCGGAGGCCTGCGGGTACCCGACGACCTGGCCCTGGTGGGCTACGACGACATCGACTTCGCCCGCTCCACGGTGGTACCGCTGAGCTCCATCCGTCAGCCCACGGCGCGGATCGGTGGTACCGCGGTGGACCTGCTCATCGAGGCCGCCCACGACCCGGAGAACCATCACCCCGAGCACGTGGTCTTCCAGCCGGAGCTGGTCATCCGGGCCTCGAGCCACGGCGGGCAGTAG
- a CDS encoding type II toxin-antitoxin system Rv0910 family toxin, protein MAAVDVSVKSDQSPREAWALASDLQRFGEWMTIFAGWKSEVPPQVSLGTKVSSLIKVKGFRNVINWEVTDFELFKRLEMRGSGRGGVHIALDMTITNNSPGSTFHLIARLSGGLLNGPVGSLVAKVLESDVRRSVENLAALRPV, encoded by the coding sequence ATGGCCGCAGTTGATGTGTCAGTCAAATCCGACCAGTCCCCCCGCGAAGCGTGGGCCCTGGCCTCCGACCTCCAACGGTTCGGCGAATGGATGACGATTTTCGCCGGCTGGAAGAGCGAGGTCCCCCCCCAGGTCTCGTTGGGCACCAAGGTGTCCTCGTTGATCAAGGTCAAGGGATTCCGCAACGTGATCAATTGGGAAGTCACCGATTTCGAGCTGTTCAAAAGGCTCGAGATGCGCGGCAGCGGCCGCGGTGGAGTGCACATCGCCCTAGACATGACGATCACCAACAACAGCCCGGGGTCCACATTCCACCTCATTGCACGCCTGTCCGGTGGTCTTCTCAACGGGCCCGTCGGGTCTCTGGTGGCCAAGGTGCTGGAGTCCGACGTGCGCCGGTCGGTGGAGAACCTGGCGGCGCTGCGCCCGGTGTGA
- a CDS encoding PAS and ANTAR domain-containing protein, translating to MKRRQPAEKLPPARVGSFAYDISAGTFSWSAEVAAMHGYPPEPMTVEVGLVLAHKHRDDRRRAFEVYQDVLDSGSAVACRYRIVDRGGAVHSVMVISKNRLDEGGIPVGMDGFYVDLSEVLEREANDAIDSVMEQAVEEAVDVAVAEFTAHRAVIEQAKGMVMMAYRVPADRAFDVLKWRSQQSNVKIRTLCELIVTRAVEELALSGANQAKLDDILLSAPARRG from the coding sequence ATGAAGCGGCGGCAGCCAGCCGAGAAGCTGCCGCCCGCCCGCGTCGGCAGCTTCGCCTATGACATCTCCGCCGGGACGTTCTCCTGGTCTGCGGAGGTTGCCGCCATGCATGGCTATCCGCCTGAGCCGATGACGGTGGAGGTGGGGCTGGTTCTGGCGCACAAGCATCGCGATGACCGTCGCCGCGCTTTCGAGGTGTACCAGGACGTGTTGGACAGCGGGTCGGCGGTGGCATGCCGGTACCGCATCGTCGACCGCGGCGGTGCTGTGCACAGCGTCATGGTCATCAGCAAGAACCGGCTCGACGAGGGCGGGATCCCCGTCGGGATGGACGGCTTCTACGTCGACCTCTCTGAAGTGCTCGAGCGCGAGGCCAACGACGCCATCGACAGTGTCATGGAACAAGCCGTGGAAGAGGCCGTCGACGTGGCGGTGGCCGAGTTCACCGCGCACCGGGCGGTCATCGAACAAGCCAAGGGCATGGTGATGATGGCCTACCGCGTTCCCGCTGACCGCGCATTCGACGTCCTGAAGTGGCGGTCTCAACAGAGCAACGTCAAGATCCGCACGTTGTGCGAGCTGATCGTCACACGTGCCGTCGAAGAACTCGCACTCTCCGGCGCCAACCAGGCAAAGCTGGACGACATCCTGCTCAGCGCACCCGCCCGCCGGGGCTGA